In one window of Fibrobacter sp. UWH6 DNA:
- a CDS encoding anaerobic ribonucleoside triphosphate reductase, with product MIVSVKKRDGREMPFNIEKIADAIVKAFRASGELDDQIKAAQSQMSLLGNDDILNSTALKVSAEAVSLLEASGKSSPDIEEIQDAVEKALTEGGYADTVKSYILYRAERTRVREVNTRLMHTLRDITFSSAKESDLKRENANIDGDTAMGTMLKYGSESAKHFYTMMMLKPEHSRAHSEGDIHIHDLDFYALTMTCCQIDLLKLFKNGFNTGHGHLREPKDIRSYAALAAIAIQSNQNDQHGGQAVPNFDYAMADGVRITYRKAYLNNMVKALMLLAGKSEEEVRPVVKKLHEEMAEMGMVATLVPNERFVETETHELSKTYGVETTMHAQKFAEKQAYEETDKATFQAMEAFVHNLNSMHSRAGAQTPFSSINYGMCTAPEAQMVMRNLLLTTEEGLGGGETAIFPIQIFRVKEGVSMNPGDPNYDLFKLACRVSAKRLFPNFSFQDAPYNLQYYKPGHPETEIAYMGCRTRVIGNSARPDHEITFGRGNLSFTSINLPRIAIKMKSLDLFYKELDRMLALVRDQLLERMEVQCRKRVKNFPFLMGQGIWIGSDKLGWNDEVREVLKDGTLSIGFIGLAETLVALTGKHHGESEASQRLGLEIVQHMREFCDSESKRLGVNITLFATPAEGLSGRFLRMDKKKFGVIPGVTDRDYYTNSFHVPVYYKISAFKKIELEAPYHALTNAGHISYIEMDGDPTQNLDAFEKIVRFMAKSGIGYGSINHPVDRDPVCGYVGVINDCCPRCGRADGHAIDPQKIEELRKKFPGMPAFLGIR from the coding sequence ATGATTGTTTCTGTTAAGAAGCGCGACGGCAGAGAAATGCCGTTTAATATCGAAAAGATTGCTGACGCCATTGTTAAGGCATTCCGTGCCTCCGGCGAACTTGATGATCAGATCAAGGCCGCGCAGAGCCAGATGAGCCTCCTCGGCAACGATGATATTCTTAACAGCACCGCTCTCAAGGTTTCCGCCGAAGCTGTTTCCCTTTTGGAAGCCAGCGGCAAGAGTTCCCCCGATATTGAAGAAATCCAGGATGCTGTAGAAAAGGCCCTTACAGAAGGCGGCTATGCCGATACCGTTAAGAGCTACATCCTATACCGTGCAGAACGTACCCGTGTTCGTGAAGTGAACACTCGCCTTATGCACACCCTCCGCGACATTACTTTCAGTTCTGCAAAGGAATCCGATCTCAAGCGCGAAAACGCAAATATCGATGGCGATACCGCCATGGGCACCATGCTCAAGTACGGTTCCGAATCTGCTAAGCATTTCTACACCATGATGATGCTGAAGCCGGAACACAGCCGTGCTCACTCCGAAGGCGATATCCATATCCACGATCTGGACTTCTACGCCCTCACCATGACTTGCTGCCAGATCGACCTGCTGAAGCTTTTCAAGAATGGCTTTAATACCGGTCATGGCCACCTCCGTGAACCCAAGGATATCCGTAGCTATGCCGCATTGGCTGCTATTGCCATTCAGTCTAACCAGAACGACCAGCATGGCGGTCAGGCTGTTCCTAACTTTGATTACGCCATGGCCGATGGCGTCCGCATTACTTATCGCAAGGCCTACCTGAACAACATGGTCAAGGCCCTTATGCTTCTGGCTGGCAAGAGCGAAGAAGAAGTTCGCCCCGTAGTCAAGAAGCTTCACGAAGAAATGGCTGAAATGGGAATGGTTGCAACTTTGGTTCCCAACGAACGCTTCGTTGAAACCGAAACACACGAACTTTCCAAGACCTACGGCGTTGAAACTACCATGCATGCCCAGAAGTTTGCCGAAAAGCAGGCTTACGAAGAAACGGACAAGGCTACCTTCCAGGCTATGGAAGCTTTCGTGCATAATTTGAACTCTATGCACAGCCGTGCCGGAGCCCAGACTCCGTTCTCCAGCATCAACTACGGTATGTGTACCGCTCCCGAAGCCCAGATGGTCATGCGCAACCTGCTCCTTACCACTGAAGAAGGTCTGGGTGGTGGCGAAACCGCAATCTTCCCCATCCAGATTTTCCGTGTCAAGGAAGGCGTCAGCATGAATCCAGGTGATCCCAACTATGACCTGTTCAAGTTGGCCTGCCGTGTTTCCGCAAAGAGACTTTTCCCCAACTTCAGCTTCCAGGATGCTCCGTACAATCTGCAGTACTACAAGCCGGGCCATCCCGAAACTGAAATTGCTTACATGGGGTGCCGTACCCGCGTTATCGGTAACTCTGCACGCCCCGATCACGAAATTACCTTCGGTCGTGGCAACCTGAGCTTTACTTCCATCAACCTTCCTCGCATCGCAATCAAGATGAAGAGCCTGGATCTGTTCTACAAGGAACTGGACCGTATGCTGGCTCTGGTCCGCGATCAGCTCCTGGAACGTATGGAAGTCCAGTGCCGCAAGCGCGTCAAGAACTTCCCCTTCCTCATGGGTCAGGGCATCTGGATTGGTTCCGATAAGCTTGGCTGGAACGACGAAGTTCGCGAAGTTCTTAAGGATGGCACGCTTTCTATCGGTTTTATCGGCCTTGCCGAAACTCTGGTGGCTCTCACCGGAAAGCACCACGGCGAATCTGAGGCTTCTCAGCGCCTGGGTCTCGAAATTGTACAGCACATGCGTGAATTCTGCGATAGCGAATCCAAGCGTCTGGGCGTGAACATCACCCTGTTCGCTACTCCCGCAGAAGGCCTCTCTGGCCGCTTCCTCCGTATGGACAAGAAGAAGTTTGGCGTTATTCCGGGCGTTACCGACCGCGATTACTATACCAACTCCTTCCATGTGCCGGTATACTACAAGATTAGCGCATTCAAGAAGATTGAACTTGAAGCTCCGTACCACGCCCTCACCAATGCGGGCCATATCAGCTACATCGAAATGGATGGCGATCCGACCCAGAATCTGGATGCTTTCGAAAAGATCGTTCGCTTTATGGCAAAGTCCGGCATTGGCTACGGCTCTATTAACCACCCGGTTGACCGTGACCCCGTTTGCGGTTACGTCGGCGTCATCAATGACTGCTGCCCCCGTTGCGGTCGCGCAGATGGTCACGCCATCGATCCTCAGAAGATCGAGGAACTTCGCAAGAAGTTCCCGGGCATGCCCGCATTCCTGGGAATTCGCTAG
- a CDS encoding T9SS type A sorting domain-containing protein: MNKKIIVAAVAALSAVSMAETVNNDIWFNGTSQIANTTKESLEPNYENPSYWYDYDDRANDKGGSYIKYLYDSTGNYGSFIQPMIDSLGYIFVKYVLVDPTTTGQNEEYPYNFVGMGFNLVGAAQASLDITSAEGLCATYTSDDDVTLTIDADGTGNASCSAKLTKTATPTLVDLDFSKFSQPTWTPAAQKVSSCAEAFAKATAVKFQIDGQASDAQGALRIFEVGPKGTCKGEKAVSQKEKSANSCDHHADPDAISQKAVSAANVSLSGRILSFSGIKSASYEIANVQGQVVKSGKVEASINLAGLKAGIYMVRISGKSVNMNKKILLK; encoded by the coding sequence ATGAATAAAAAAATCATTGTCGCTGCAGTCGCAGCATTATCCGCCGTTTCCATGGCAGAAACCGTCAACAACGATATCTGGTTCAACGGAACAAGTCAAATCGCCAACACCACAAAAGAAAGCCTGGAACCCAATTACGAGAATCCCTCTTACTGGTATGATTACGACGACCGTGCCAACGATAAAGGCGGTTCCTACATTAAGTACCTCTACGATTCTACCGGCAATTACGGCTCTTTCATCCAGCCAATGATCGACAGTTTGGGTTACATCTTTGTAAAGTATGTACTTGTGGACCCAACTACCACAGGTCAAAATGAAGAATACCCATACAATTTCGTCGGAATGGGCTTCAACCTTGTAGGTGCAGCACAGGCCTCCCTCGACATAACCTCCGCCGAGGGTCTCTGCGCCACATACACATCAGATGATGACGTCACATTGACGATTGACGCAGACGGCACAGGCAACGCCTCCTGTTCAGCCAAGCTAACCAAAACAGCCACCCCGACTTTGGTCGATCTGGACTTCAGCAAATTCAGCCAACCCACGTGGACACCTGCAGCACAGAAGGTTTCCAGTTGTGCTGAAGCTTTTGCAAAGGCAACCGCGGTCAAATTCCAAATTGACGGACAGGCTTCCGACGCCCAGGGCGCATTGCGCATTTTCGAGGTCGGTCCCAAGGGAACTTGTAAGGGAGAAAAGGCTGTTTCCCAGAAAGAAAAGTCTGCAAACTCCTGTGACCATCACGCAGACCCAGACGCCATTTCTCAGAAGGCAGTCTCTGCAGCAAACGTAAGCCTTTCTGGCAGAATCCTTTCCTTTAGCGGAATCAAGAGCGCCTCTTACGAAATTGCAAACGTCCAGGGCCAGGTCGTAAAGAGCGGCAAGGTCGAAGCATCCATCAACTTGGCAGGCCTCAAGGCAGGAATCTACATGGTTCGTATTTCGGGCAAATCCGTAAATATGAACAAGAAGATCCTTCTGAAGTAA
- the hemW gene encoding radical SAM family heme chaperone HemW, which translates to MFGLYIHIPFCAKICDYCDFHVMPAFPKLYQEYTDLLCREVEFFDAAHPGLLKTAQTLYLGGGTPSILPLDCLSQIFGCLRSLGVDVDSLKEVSMEFNPESTRKHTVEKALELGVRRFSLGLQTFDGNLLTTIGRSHSVEAGIQALDLLTSSGAQVSGDLMFNLPGQTVRSFLNDVDRLSDFNLNHISFYGLTVSPRSMLGQKVSKGLLNIDEDLYEEMYLNGVELLGRKGFERYEVSNFARPGYESIHNRNYWSRGEYAGFGPGAHSFLGNTRFYAPEMYPRWRDFVREGAPESRLTTDKLNDEDVLMELLWLSLRQSSGLDLQGLSSFGVRLPPSSYEKWLKKGFVSMENHDRLKLCGRGWIFMDEIVTDLANSYSELE; encoded by the coding sequence ATGTTTGGACTGTATATTCACATCCCTTTTTGTGCGAAAATTTGCGATTATTGCGATTTTCACGTGATGCCTGCGTTTCCGAAGCTCTATCAGGAGTATACGGATCTACTTTGCCGTGAGGTTGAATTTTTTGATGCCGCCCATCCGGGATTGCTAAAGACGGCGCAAACCTTATACCTTGGTGGGGGAACCCCGTCGATTCTTCCGTTGGACTGCCTGAGCCAGATCTTTGGCTGTTTGAGGTCTTTGGGGGTGGATGTTGACTCCCTAAAAGAAGTTTCCATGGAATTTAACCCGGAATCTACCCGAAAGCATACGGTAGAGAAGGCTTTGGAACTTGGAGTTCGACGTTTTAGCCTGGGGTTACAGACATTTGACGGGAATTTGTTGACTACCATAGGCCGTTCCCACTCTGTGGAAGCGGGTATCCAGGCTCTTGACTTGTTGACTTCTTCCGGCGCTCAGGTTTCTGGGGATTTGATGTTCAATCTTCCCGGTCAGACTGTTAGAAGTTTCCTGAATGATGTGGATCGGCTGTCCGATTTTAACTTGAATCACATCAGTTTTTACGGTCTAACGGTTTCGCCTAGGTCTATGTTAGGGCAAAAGGTGTCAAAGGGGCTGCTGAATATCGATGAAGATTTGTATGAAGAAATGTACTTGAACGGCGTTGAACTTCTTGGTCGAAAAGGATTTGAACGTTACGAAGTCTCAAATTTTGCCCGCCCTGGTTACGAAAGCATCCATAACCGGAACTATTGGTCCCGGGGAGAATATGCCGGTTTTGGCCCGGGAGCCCATAGTTTTTTGGGAAACACCCGTTTCTATGCACCGGAGATGTACCCTCGATGGAGGGATTTTGTCCGTGAGGGGGCACCGGAATCCCGACTTACTACTGATAAATTAAATGATGAGGATGTGCTCATGGAACTCCTCTGGCTGTCATTAAGACAGTCGTCAGGCCTTGATCTTCAAGGACTTAGCTCATTTGGAGTGCGTCTGCCGCCCTCTTCATACGAAAAATGGCTTAAGAAGGGGTTCGTTTCGATGGAAAATCATGACCGCCTAAAGCTTTGCGGCCGAGGTTGGATTTTTATGGATGAAATCGTTACGGACTTGGCTAATTCCTATTCTGAATTGGAATAA
- a CDS encoding adenylate/guanylate cyclase domain-containing protein yields the protein MAMTRMTQRKFKAICFYILSWIVVSMGATALSTYGNIDGMDPTRLLFMLQLSLFTGLSHGIYDVVILQDEMDSRPVATSLLIRSWFFLSSICVNLMLCILIWYIDSREGLVNENALRQVQAAFKEHGNQVLIVGLFLLGHLITFVRSVHKKFGSRVFINTVLGKYQDPVEEDLVFMFIDLKNSTTICEELGNIKYSNFIRDYYKLLSNCCEENHGEIYQIAGDGAFITWKTSACRSRARPLNCFYDFKECLHNTKRRFLRRYGIAPDFKAAAHCGQVIATEVGNFGSEMAYHGDVLNTTARIQTLCSKLGQDFLISEDLFAKLPLPLPHNFMCSKAGLFELRGKRNGTLIFSLQLPDSFKITEE from the coding sequence ATGGCAATGACACGCATGACACAGCGTAAATTCAAGGCGATCTGTTTCTACATCCTGTCGTGGATTGTAGTTTCTATGGGTGCGACGGCCTTGTCTACCTACGGAAACATCGACGGCATGGACCCCACCAGATTGCTATTCATGTTGCAGTTGTCCCTGTTCACAGGTCTGTCCCACGGCATCTACGACGTGGTGATTCTTCAGGACGAAATGGACAGCCGCCCCGTGGCCACGTCCTTGTTAATCCGTTCCTGGTTTTTCTTGTCTAGCATTTGCGTCAACTTGATGCTCTGCATTCTAATCTGGTACATCGACAGCCGCGAAGGTCTTGTTAACGAGAATGCACTGCGCCAGGTACAGGCCGCATTTAAGGAACACGGTAACCAGGTTCTGATTGTCGGCTTGTTCCTCCTGGGCCACTTGATTACATTCGTCCGTTCTGTCCACAAAAAATTCGGATCTAGAGTCTTCATCAACACGGTCCTAGGCAAATACCAGGATCCAGTGGAAGAGGACCTGGTATTCATGTTCATCGACTTGAAGAATTCCACCACCATCTGTGAAGAACTGGGCAACATCAAATACAGCAACTTTATTCGAGACTACTACAAGCTTTTATCGAACTGTTGCGAAGAAAATCATGGAGAAATCTATCAGATTGCAGGCGATGGAGCCTTTATTACCTGGAAAACAAGTGCTTGTCGCAGCAGGGCAAGACCATTGAACTGCTTCTATGACTTCAAGGAATGCCTACACAACACCAAAAGACGCTTTTTGAGACGCTACGGAATTGCCCCAGACTTTAAGGCTGCGGCCCATTGCGGACAAGTGATCGCCACTGAGGTGGGAAACTTCGGAAGTGAAATGGCATACCATGGAGACGTTCTGAATACGACCGCCCGAATCCAGACGCTCTGTTCAAAGTTAGGCCAGGATTTCCTGATTTCGGAAGACCTGTTCGCCAAGCTCCCCCTCCCCTTACCTCACAATTTCATGTGTTCCAAGGCAGGTCTTTTTGAACTTCGCGGAAAGAGAAACGGTACTTTGATATTCTCCTTGCAGCTGCCGGACTCTTTTAAAATCACGGAAGAATAA
- the nrdD gene encoding anaerobic ribonucleoside-triphosphate reductase, with protein sequence MSEKEKSMYGEGVSFERIRRITGYLVGTVDRFNNAKRAEVADRVKHGCCGDA encoded by the coding sequence ATGAGCGAAAAAGAAAAATCCATGTATGGCGAAGGCGTAAGCTTCGAACGTATCCGTCGCATTACCGGTTACCTGGTGGGTACCGTAGATCGTTTTAACAACGCAAAGCGCGCTGAAGTCGCTGACCGTGTCAAGCACGGCTGCTGCGGCGACGCCTAA
- the nrdG gene encoding anaerobic ribonucleoside-triphosphate reductase activating protein, protein MDYQEEDREDLGLPVPEGFEGKNLRIAGIEAESFVDGPGIRFSIFTQGCKHHCLECHNPQTHDFNGGHLISLAEILSMIEENPLLDGVTFSGGDPMEQAATLVPLAREIKERGLNLVVFTGYTYEYIVAHREQRPDCMELLTFADILVDGPFVLAQRSLSLKFRGSRNQRLIDVQSSLTQGRAVLHQIQLDEMQEHPDLFE, encoded by the coding sequence ATGGACTATCAGGAAGAAGATCGTGAAGATTTGGGCTTGCCCGTGCCCGAAGGTTTTGAGGGCAAGAATCTCCGAATTGCTGGCATCGAGGCGGAATCCTTTGTAGACGGTCCCGGCATTCGTTTTTCCATCTTTACCCAGGGCTGTAAGCACCATTGTCTGGAATGCCACAATCCCCAGACCCATGATTTCAATGGCGGCCATTTGATTTCCCTGGCGGAAATCCTTTCCATGATCGAAGAGAACCCTCTGCTGGATGGTGTTACCTTTAGCGGTGGCGATCCTATGGAACAGGCGGCCACTCTGGTTCCCCTGGCCCGCGAAATCAAGGAACGTGGGCTGAATCTGGTCGTCTTCACCGGCTATACTTATGAGTACATCGTCGCGCACCGGGAACAGCGTCCGGATTGCATGGAACTGCTGACCTTTGCGGATATCCTGGTGGATGGGCCCTTCGTTTTGGCCCAACGCAGCCTTAGTCTCAAGTTCCGTGGTTCCAGGAATCAGCGCCTTATCGATGTCCAGAGCAGCTTGACTCAGGGCCGTGCCGTCCTTCATCAGATTCAGCTGGACGAAATGCAGGAACACCCGGATTTATTTGAATAG